From Candidatus Pedobacter colombiensis, one genomic window encodes:
- a CDS encoding urocanate hydratase encodes MNFKAQILQGIPNQLPEKKPYYTQISHAPVRRDVLSKDEKKLSLRNALRYFPEEWHEELAAEFLEELQTYGRIYMYRFRPDYEMYARPVQDYPFRSLHAACIMLMIQNNLDPAIAQHPHELITYGGNGGVFQNWAQYLLTMQYLAKMTDEQTLNMYSGHPQGLFPSSTAAPRVVVTNGMMIPNYSSPDDLEKYSALGVTQYGQMTAGSYMYIGPQGIVHGTTITLMNAFRKKLSAAESPAGRIFLTAGLGGMSGAQPKAGNITGCITVCAEINPKAARKRHEQGWVDELIEDLDGLVARIKTAQIAKETVSLAYIGNIVDVWERFDEAGIFVEIGSDQTSLHNPWSGGYYPVGLSYEESNVMMAAEPERFKEEVKASLIRHAASVNKHTSKGTYFFDYGNAFLLECSRAGADVMAANGIDFKYPSYVEDILGPMCFDYGFGPFRWVCTSGNPEDLKITDQLACEVMQEIKAGAPEEIQQQLQDNIIWIKEAAANKLVVGSQARILYADAEGRSKIALRFNEAVNSGRLTAPVVLGRDHHDVSGTDSPFRETSNIYDGSRFTADMAIHNVIGDSFRGATWVSIHNGGGVGWGEVINGGFGMVLDGTEVAAGKLKSMLFFDVNNGIARRSWARNKEARFAIAREMERTPTLNITMPHLVNDSLLDGLL; translated from the coding sequence ATGAACTTTAAAGCGCAAATCCTACAGGGAATACCAAATCAATTGCCTGAAAAAAAACCGTATTATACGCAGATTAGTCATGCCCCTGTAAGAAGGGATGTGTTAAGTAAGGATGAAAAGAAATTGAGTCTACGGAATGCTTTAAGGTATTTTCCGGAAGAATGGCATGAGGAGTTGGCTGCCGAGTTTTTGGAGGAGCTACAGACTTATGGGCGTATTTATATGTACCGCTTTAGGCCGGATTACGAAATGTATGCCCGTCCGGTGCAGGATTACCCATTCCGAAGTTTACATGCAGCTTGCATCATGCTGATGATTCAAAATAACCTTGATCCGGCAATTGCTCAACATCCGCACGAGCTGATTACTTATGGTGGAAATGGAGGTGTGTTTCAGAATTGGGCGCAGTATCTGCTCACCATGCAATACCTGGCTAAGATGACTGACGAGCAAACTTTGAACATGTACAGTGGGCATCCTCAGGGCTTGTTTCCTTCTTCTACAGCTGCTCCACGTGTGGTAGTTACCAATGGAATGATGATTCCCAATTATTCATCTCCGGATGATTTGGAGAAATATAGTGCGCTTGGTGTAACGCAATATGGACAAATGACGGCTGGTTCTTATATGTACATAGGACCACAAGGTATTGTGCATGGAACTACAATTACGCTAATGAATGCCTTCAGGAAGAAATTGAGCGCAGCTGAAAGTCCGGCAGGCCGGATTTTTCTGACCGCAGGTTTGGGAGGTATGAGTGGTGCGCAGCCTAAGGCAGGCAACATTACCGGTTGTATCACGGTGTGTGCAGAAATAAACCCTAAGGCTGCCCGTAAAAGGCACGAACAGGGATGGGTGGATGAGCTGATTGAGGATTTGGATGGATTGGTTGCGAGGATAAAAACTGCGCAAATTGCAAAAGAAACAGTATCTCTTGCCTACATTGGGAATATCGTTGATGTTTGGGAGCGTTTTGATGAGGCCGGTATTTTTGTTGAGATTGGATCAGATCAGACTTCATTACATAATCCATGGTCTGGGGGGTATTATCCGGTAGGCTTGAGCTATGAGGAATCGAATGTGATGATGGCTGCCGAACCCGAACGTTTTAAAGAAGAGGTTAAGGCTTCATTGATCAGACATGCAGCTTCCGTAAACAAACATACTTCGAAAGGAACTTATTTTTTTGATTATGGAAATGCTTTCTTACTGGAATGCAGCAGGGCAGGAGCTGATGTAATGGCTGCCAATGGCATAGATTTTAAATACCCCTCTTATGTGGAGGATATTTTAGGTCCGATGTGCTTTGACTATGGTTTTGGCCCTTTTAGATGGGTTTGTACCTCCGGCAATCCGGAGGATTTAAAAATCACGGATCAGCTGGCTTGTGAAGTGATGCAGGAGATTAAAGCCGGAGCTCCGGAAGAAATACAACAACAACTGCAAGACAATATCATTTGGATAAAAGAAGCTGCAGCTAATAAGCTCGTTGTAGGCTCGCAGGCGAGGATTTTATATGCAGATGCTGAGGGGAGATCAAAAATCGCCCTGCGCTTTAATGAAGCCGTAAATTCTGGCCGTTTAACGGCTCCTGTGGTATTGGGTAGGGATCATCACGATGTGAGTGGGACAGATTCTCCTTTCAGGGAAACCAGTAATATCTATGACGGCAGTCGTTTTACTGCTGATATGGCTATTCATAATGTGATTGGTGATAGTTTTAGAGGGGCAACCTGGGTATCTATCCATAATGGAGGTGGTGTAGGCTGGGGAGAGGTGATTAATGGTGGTTTTGGAATGGTGCTCGACGGAACTGAGGTTGCTGCCGGGAAGTTGAAAAGCATGTTGTTTTTTGACGTAAATAACGGAATTGCAAGAAGAAGTTGGGCCAGGAATAAAGAAGCTCGCTTTGCCATAGCGAGAGAAATGGAAAGAACACCAACATTGAATATTACCATGCCGCATTTGGTTAATGACAGCTTGTTAGACGGGCTGTTGTAA